From one Pedobacter faecalis genomic stretch:
- a CDS encoding TetR/AcrR family transcriptional regulator, producing MRDKDRTKALLLEAASRIVKEKGFEALNASAIGREAGRAPTAVNQAFGSFRALMQTYVEGKDHWRLLFEGVGEVSGAAVGSGVSAGAGLDVDAAGLKDLFVRLMQDNLKVFWEDPEMQVLIARQMTVKDKLMRAVSDKRELEARRLLALTDKYFAGTDVSFKSVLAVVLYGCYGLVLHAHNNGSTVSGIDINNDREFEVLNKTIEQILGWAWEAVGEGDGFVVAGSGDEVLNPGAVVPASEIESQFPLYWDMWSRINYSLRGAGASPELVNLAGIPFRKFKVNADVRWSDYHYLIVYNEALVRLVEDGFGERGFGVEAIDVDSLLRLYLVGLGFNSVRFAAYYVEYLQGLVAGLDVADRVRVLREQWEQIARAELMTELRYNRYRPSVDASLLEWIDEKLALLAEGTGA from the coding sequence GTGAGAGATAAAGATAGAACGAAGGCTCTGCTGCTTGAAGCAGCATCGAGAATAGTGAAAGAAAAAGGGTTTGAGGCGTTGAATGCGAGTGCCATTGGGCGGGAAGCTGGAAGGGCGCCTACGGCGGTGAACCAGGCTTTCGGGTCTTTTAGGGCATTGATGCAGACTTATGTAGAAGGGAAGGATCATTGGCGGTTGTTGTTTGAGGGGGTTGGTGAGGTTTCGGGGGCTGCGGTTGGTTCTGGTGTTTCGGCTGGCGCGGGTTTGGATGTTGATGCGGCGGGATTGAAGGACTTGTTTGTGCGGCTGATGCAGGATAATTTGAAAGTGTTTTGGGAGGATCCGGAGATGCAGGTGTTGATAGCGCGGCAAATGACAGTTAAAGATAAGTTGATGCGTGCGGTGTCTGATAAAAGGGAGTTGGAGGCTCGTCGGCTGTTGGCTTTGACAGACAAGTACTTCGCCGGAACGGATGTGAGCTTTAAGTCTGTGCTTGCTGTGGTGTTGTATGGCTGCTATGGTTTAGTGCTTCACGCACATAATAACGGCAGTACAGTAAGTGGTATAGATATCAACAATGATAGAGAGTTTGAAGTATTGAACAAAACTATAGAGCAGATTTTGGGCTGGGCATGGGAGGCAGTTGGTGAAGGTGATGGCTTCGTTGTGGCTGGGTCTGGGGATGAGGTGTTAAATCCTGGTGCGGTAGTACCGGCATCAGAGATCGAGTCGCAGTTTCCGTTGTATTGGGATATGTGGAGCCGGATCAACTATAGTTTACGCGGGGCGGGTGCATCTCCGGAGCTGGTTAACCTGGCGGGTATTCCTTTCCGGAAGTTTAAAGTAAACGCAGATGTTCGTTGGAGTGACTACCATTATCTGATCGTGTATAATGAGGCCTTGGTTCGCCTCGTAGAGGATGGGTTTGGTGAACGTGGCTTTGGTGTGGAGGCGATTGATGTAGACAGCTTATTGAGGCTTTATTTGGTGGGCTTGGGTTTCAATAGTGTGCGCTTTGCGGCCTATTATGTAGAGTATTTGCAGGGCTTGGTCGCTGGGTTGGATGTAGCTGATCGCGTTAGGGTGCTGCGGGAGCAGTGGGAGCAGATTGCTCGTGCGGAATTGATGACGGAGCTGCGGTATAATAGATACCGGCCTTCGGTGGATGCTTCGCTGCTGGAATGGATTGATGAAAAGTTGGCGCTCTTGGCTGAGGGGACTGGAGCCTAA